A single region of the Amphiura filiformis chromosome 7, Afil_fr2py, whole genome shotgun sequence genome encodes:
- the LOC140156985 gene encoding post-GPI attachment to proteins factor 4-like: MSCFIQTQCLLYTFQRWNIPATEKLKLSVMYFITNRTTKVPAFKSASLKRSASYIPKMEYPCNRKAKIICYVLYYCRTLFNLIQWLIVITFCCFAKQFTRPRLVSLIKILSVYIVTLAVLFTVCQKLPYSFFYRSYGSNEINFARIRSLNNQRRFKAREVLSELNPSGTRRMYLQNTKSDHLKYAIGVVTVARKNFIAEVGELEYLTQVMTQLHDVIAKHGATNHVFPFMCNVDPKPEVFGEALHLAQYFPNITKLFSSTYQEDNYKRTGKMEMEKQDYVFCLESALQYNPDYVILIEDDAYPKDNFLEVLEHLIETKLETNIRRGERTHKTVRWGWVKLMIPYSLTKYHRNWFFFFQWVALALLLSGIVWLAHCFYIECCSSTRQSSANIIKTSARSFCVLLITFIYFLLIIWIIGRAYYVQVRSFSPYLHALEPGTSCCTQAVLFQSSEVPSIVKYLRGIKCSRHFPLDFALDNYRLDNNIKQYLVSPNIFSHIGFYSSIRQSFNTNEAEFV, encoded by the coding sequence ATGAGCTGCTTCATTCAAACTCAGTGCCTCTTATATACATTCCAAAGATGGAATATCCCTGCAACAGAAAAGCTAAAATTATCTGTTATGTACTTTATTACCAATAGAACAACAAAGGTTCCAGCGTTCAAATCTGCTTCATTGAAACGCAGTGCCTCTTACATTCCAAAGATGGAATATCCCTGCAACAGAAAAGCTAAAATTATCTGTTATGTACTTTATTATTGTCGCACACTTTTCAACTTAATACAATGGCTAATAGTAATCACATTTTGTTGCTTTGCAAAACAGTTTACTCGCCCACGACTTGTATCTCTTATCAAAATCTTAAGTGTCTATATAGTGACTCTTGCAGTCCTGTTTACTGTCTGCCAAAAACTTCCTTACTCATTTTTCTATCGTTCGTATGGTagtaatgaaatcaattttgCACGAATAAGGAGCCTAAACAATCAAAGACGGTTTAAAGCACGCGAGGTACTGTCAGAACTCAATCCAAGTGGGACTCGAAGAATGTATCTTCAAAATACTAAATCTGACCATCTAAAGTATGCTATCGGTGTTGTAACTGTCGCGAGGAAAAACTTCATTGCAGAAGTGGGCGAATTGGAATACCTTACTCAAGTCATGACGCAACTGCACGATGTAATTGCAAAACACGGTGCTACCAATCACGTCTTTCCTTTCATGTGCAATGTAGATCCAAAGCCAGAAGTCTTCGGCGAAGCACTACACCTGGCACAGTATTTTCCAAACATAACGAAGTTGTTCTCTTCAACATATCAAGAAGATAATTACAAAAGGACtgggaaaatggaaatggaaaaaCAAGACTATGTGTTCTGTTTAGAATCAGCGTTACAATATAACCCTGATTACGTCATTCTAATTGAAGACGATGCCTATCCAAAGGATAATTTTTTAGAAGTTTTAGAACACCTTATCGAGACAAAACTTGAAACTAACATACGCAGAGGCGAGAGAACTCACAAGACAGTGAGATGGGGTTGGGTTAAATTGATGATTCCTTATTCGCTCACAAAATATCATCGAAATTGGTTCTTTTTCTTTCAGTGGGTCGCACTAGCACTATTACTTTCTGGAATCGTGTGGCTTGCACATTGTTTCTACATTGAATGTTGCTCATCAACTCGGCAATCATCAGCAAACATAATTAAGACTTCTGCAAGATCTTTCTGTGTACTACTCATCACATTTATCTACTTTTTATTGATTATCTGGATCATAGGAAGGGCTTATTATGTACAAGTAAGGAGTTTCTCGCCGTATCTTCATGCTTTGGAACCAGGAACATCTTGTTGTACACAGGCTGTTTTATTCCAGTCTAGCGAAGTTCCAAGTATAGTTAAATATCTCAGAGGCATCAAGTGTAGTCGACATTTCCCGTTAGATTTTGCTTTGGATAATTACAGATTAGACAATAACATCAAACAGTATTTAGTTTCACCAAATATATTCAGTCATATTGGATTCTATTCATCAATACGGCAAAGTTTTAACACAAACGAGGCAGAATTTGTTTGA
- the LOC140156333 gene encoding post-GPI attachment to proteins factor 4-like: MVTLIVLFIICQKLPYSYFYRLYDSSGINFARIRILNDQRRFKARKVLSELNPNETRRMYLENAKSDHLKYAIGVVTVARKNFISEVGELKYLTQVMTQLHDVIAKRDATNDVFPFICNVDLKPEDFDESLQLSQYFPNVTKLYSSTFEQGSFERTGKTEMEKQDYVFCLESALQYNPDYVILIEDDAYPKDNFLEVLEHLIETKLETNIRRGERTHKTVRWGWVKLMIPYSLTKYHRNWFFFCQWVALALLLSGIVWLAHCFYIECCSSTGELSANIIKTYARSFCALLFTFIYFLLIIWIIGRAYYVQVRSFSPYLHALEPGTSCCTPALLFQSCEVPSIVKYLRSIKCSRHFPLDFALDNYRIDNKIKQYLVSPNIFSHIGFYSSLRQSYNANEAEFV, translated from the coding sequence ATGGTGACTCTTATAGTCCTGTTTATTATCTGCCAAAAACTTCCCTACTCTTATTTCTATCGTTTGTATGATAGTAGTGGAATAAATTTTGCAAGAATAAGGATCCTTAATGATCAAAGACGCTTTAAAGCACGTAAGGTACTGTCAGAACTCAATCCAAATGAGACTCGAAGAATGTATCTTGAAAATGCTAAATCTGACCATCTAAAATATGCCATTGGTGTTGTAACTGTCGCGAGGAAAAACTTCATTTCAGAAGTGGGTGAATTGAAATATCTTACTCAGGTCATGACACAGCTACACGATGTAATTGCAAAACGCGATGCTACAAATGATGTCTTTCCTTTCATATGCAATGTAGATCTAAAGCCAGAAGACTTTGATGAGTCACTACAACTGTCACAGTATTTTCCGAACGTAACAAAGTTGTACTCTTCAACTTTTGAACAAGGTAGTTTTGAACGGACTGGAAAAACGGAAATGGAGAAACAAGACTATGTGTTCTGTTTAGAATCAGCGTTACAATATAACCCTGATTATGTCATTCTAATCGAAGATGATGCCTATCCAAAGGATAATTTTTTAGAAGTTTTAGAACACCTTATCGAGACCAAACTTGAAACTAACATACGCAGAGGCGAGAGAACTCACAAGACAGTGAGATGGGGTTGGGTTAAATTGATGATTCCCTATTCACTCACAAAATATCATCGCAATTGGTTCTTTTTCTGTCAGTGGGTCGCATTAGCACTATTACTTTCTGGAATCGTGTGGCTTGCACATTGTTTCTACATTGAATGTTGTTCATCAACTGGGGAATTATCAGCAAACATAATTAAGACTTATGCAAGATCTTTCTGTGCACTACTCTTCACATTTATCTACTTTTTATTGATTATCTGGATCATAGGAAGGGCTTATTATGTACAAGTAAGGAGTTTCTCTCCGTATCTTCATGCTTTGGAACCAGGAACATCTTGCTGCACACCGGCTCTTTTATTCCAGTCTTGTGAAGTTCCAAGTATAGTTAAATATCTCAGAAGCATCAAGTGTAGTAGACATTTCCCATTAGATTTTGCTTTGGATAATTACCGAATAGACAATAAGATCAAACAGTACTTAGTTTCACCAAATATATTCAGTCACATTGGATTCTATTCATCATTACGGCAAAGTTATAACGCAAACGAGGCAGAATTTGTTTGA